The sequence TAATATTGGCTAAAATCTTATAGGCAATATTATTCATTGCCTGTGAAACTTCATTTGGTAAGCTATCATCATTATGCTGAATACGCACATTTTCAGCATTTGTTTTAGCTAAAGCTTTTTCTAAAAATACTGGTTCGCCAAAATTCACATGAACTTTACCGAAAATACGTTCAATCTTACGGATACTTTGTAATAAACCAAATAATGACTCTGCTTCTTTAGGCTTACCTTGTAATTCGCCAATATAAGTTGCACCTTCCATTAAACGTTCATAACCAATATAAGTTGGCACGAAAACAATCGGTTTTGGTGTAATTTGATTTGGATTATCTGCTGCATGAGTTTTAGCACGCAAATAGGCATGTGTGGTCATGGCTAACATACCAGTTTTAGGATTTAGCAAACGCCCTGAACGTGAACGACCACCTTCAATAAAATATTCTAATGGCGTATTGCGTGCTACCACACTATATAAATATTGTTTAAAAACAGAAGTATAGAGTGCATTTCCGCCAAATGAACGGCGAATAAAGAACGCACCACCTTCACGCAATAATTGCCCGACAAATGGCATATTTAAATTATCGCCAGCAGCAATCAATGGCACACGCAAACCACGATTAAAAATTACATAAGAGAGTAATAAATAATCAATATGGCTACGATGACATGGCACATAAATCACTTCATAATCTTGGGCAAGTTCACGCACTTTATTAAAATTATGTACTTCTACACCATCATAAAGTTGTGTCCATAAACGTGTTAAAGCTAACTCGGCAAAACGTACTGTTGAAAATGAATAGTCTGATGCAATTTCATTAACATAGCCAATCGCACGTTGTTCAGCTTCTTGTAAGCTAATTTTATCACGGATACTTTCTTTACGAATGGCATCTTGTACATCAGGCGACTTAATTAAGCTATTCATGACATTACGGCGATCAGATAAATCAGGTCCTAAAATCGCTTCCCGTTTTTTATCCATATCATGATTAAGCTTATTGGTAATATAAGTAACAGGCGAAATATTAGGCGAAATTTCTTGAGCAGTCGTAATTAAGGCACGCAATGATTGTTTATCATGAAATTCAATATAAGTATCTCGTCCATGTAAACCGATATTCATTAGTTGTTTCATGGCATTTGGCGTTGCCCAAGTATCAGTAAATAAAAGTTTTAATAATGAATCTTCTTTATCTGGTGCACGACCCCACAAAATTGAAATCGGCACCAAATGAATATCCCAATCTTGATGTTGCTGTAAAAATTGAATTAATCGTTCTAAACGTGGTGGAAAATTTTGTTCACCACGACGCTGTTTTTCATGATGTAAATAAAAAACAGATACTTTTTCGCTTTGTCCTTCTAATTTTAATGGGTCAAGCAATGCTGGGAGTTTTAAACGGCGTGTTTCATTATCTGCAACCGTTGCATTACTACTCGAATGGGTTTGCAATACATAACACACCGCCACTTTTTGTGCAGTATCATTAGTTTGTGTCAGTTGTTGTGTAGGGTCTTCTCCCCAAACTGTCGGTTTAACCACTAAATCTAACATTTTACCAGACATTTTACGGTAGAATTGACCAAACATAGTTTGCCTCGTTGTTTGAATTTTAAAAGTGCTATTTTACAATATCTTGATGAAATGATGTAGGTTTATTATAAGATTTAAACAAGAATGTATGATGAAATTGATATTTACTATATTAAGAGTCTAGCATACTTTTTAAACCATAACCTAAAAATAAACCCCAAAAGTATTTCACTCTTGGGGCTTAATATCAGATTAAACTCAAATTAACCTTGCGGAATATCTTTCATGGTTAATTTAATACGTCCACGATTATCCACTTCTTGAACAAGTACATTGACGATTTGTCCTTCTTTTAATACATCGCTGACATTGGCAACACGCTCATTTGAAATTTGCGAAATGTGAACCAAACCATCTGTACCTGGAAGAATGTTTACAAATGCACCAAATTCAGCCAAACGTACGACTGTACCTTGATACACTTTCGCCACTTCAACTTCAGCAGTAATCGCTTGAATCTTCGCTACTGCCGCACGAGCAGAGGCTTTTGATTCACCAAAAATACGTACTGTACCGTTATCTTCAATATCAATCGCAGCACCTGTTTCTTCAGTAATTTGACGAATCGTTGCACCACCTTTACCAATCACATCACGGATTTTATCTGGGTGAATGCTAATCACTTCAAAAGTTGGAGCAAACATTGAAATTTCAGGTCTTGCACGAGAAATCACTTTATTCATTTCATTCAAAATGTGCATACGACCTGTATAAGCTTGATTTAAAGCGATTTCCATAATTTCTTCGGTAATGCCTTCAATCTTAATATCCATTTGTAGTGCGGTAATACCATTGGCTGA comes from Moraxella sp. ZY210820 and encodes:
- the plsB gene encoding glycerol-3-phosphate 1-O-acyltransferase PlsB, with amino-acid sequence MFGQFYRKMSGKMLDLVVKPTVWGEDPTQQLTQTNDTAQKVAVCYVLQTHSSSNATVADNETRRLKLPALLDPLKLEGQSEKVSVFYLHHEKQRRGEQNFPPRLERLIQFLQQHQDWDIHLVPISILWGRAPDKEDSLLKLLFTDTWATPNAMKQLMNIGLHGRDTYIEFHDKQSLRALITTAQEISPNISPVTYITNKLNHDMDKKREAILGPDLSDRRNVMNSLIKSPDVQDAIRKESIRDKISLQEAEQRAIGYVNEIASDYSFSTVRFAELALTRLWTQLYDGVEVHNFNKVRELAQDYEVIYVPCHRSHIDYLLLSYVIFNRGLRVPLIAAGDNLNMPFVGQLLREGGAFFIRRSFGGNALYTSVFKQYLYSVVARNTPLEYFIEGGRSRSGRLLNPKTGMLAMTTHAYLRAKTHAADNPNQITPKPIVFVPTYIGYERLMEGATYIGELQGKPKEAESLFGLLQSIRKIERIFGKVHVNFGEPVFLEKALAKTNAENVRIQHNDDSLPNEVSQAMNNIAYKILANINSAVVINPVNLLALALLSADKYTLDENLCIKLLDNYRQLLHLSHYDDNMQITALSGKEIIEYGLQLKLIKRSTHVLGNIISLESEQAILLTYFRNNVLHTYVIPALIATLVVRNGQMQRDNLMQIIKELYPFLKAEMFLKWSVTELDEQIEQNINALLELRLIESENGVTLTAPLPNTQRYQRIKLLSALVQQSLTRYYMSIMLMQQRNSGSISTKQVEELSHLLGQRLSALYESNSPEFFDKTLFQSFLKELSRLDYINTNSQGQIEYDERMVNMANYAQYVLDDTTLRMLQAVTNLSEDELQSALNQVAEQNAKRRAKRKAK